In the Colletotrichum lupini chromosome 1, complete sequence genome, one interval contains:
- a CDS encoding kynurenine 3-monooxygenase — translation MPTTTTPPHDDIDDVAIIGGGIAGMALALALNAHAIPATIYESRDAVPLPHHAGGGMMLCPNALRILESLGVYEPLLEKAYSFDYVYYKDRDEVTVDRYPLGGQAEFGYDAVRIFRQELIEILAGACRARGVEVRYGKRFVKIVGEDDQGVGFEFADGERRRAGLLVGADGIHSRVRSSYVAPEAKPGFVGLAALTYAVPTAQLRVPEDKDYKFPVSVASGNGVFVLAPQGRDGGEMLAGTQVPFGAEKASLPREALMADKDALKARLRLNEEAWPGLVRSALEGIRDETMNVWPFFMLPALERWASQGGAGRVLVLGDAAHAIPPTTGQGASMALEDAASLALVVKRVRESSGKIGWEEGVGFWQGIRRERLGRLVGLTKMLNNKRLPSDEMAKLPREEVWFEEGQGQMKWLYVPEIEKQVEEWVKGKLQ, via the coding sequence ATGCCCACCACAACAACCCCACCCCACGACGATATCGACGACGTCGCCATCATCGGCGGCGGCATCGCAGGCATggccctcgccctcgccctcaACGCGCACGCCATCCCCGCCACAATCTACGAGTCCCGCGACGCGGTGCCGCTGCCCCACCACGCCGGCGGCGGCATGATGCTCTGCCCCAACGCCCTGCGCATCCTCGAGTCCCTGGGCGTCTACGAGCCGCTCCTGGAGAAGGCGTACAGCTTTGACTACGTCTACTACAAGGACCGCGACGAGGTCACCGTCGACCGGTACCCGCTCGGCGGTCAGGCCGAGTTCGGGTACGATGCCGTGCGGATTTTTCGGCAGGAGTTGATTGAGATTCTTGCGGGGGCGTGTCGTGCGCGCGGGGTGGAGGTGCGGTATGGAAAGAGGTTTGTGAAAATTGTCGGTGAGGATGATCAAGGGGTGGGGTTTGAGTTTGCGGACGGGGAGAGAAGGAGGGCCGGGTTACTTGTCGGCGCGGACGGGATCCACTCGCGGGTGCGGAGCAGTTATGTCGCGCCGGAGGCCAAGCCCGGGTTTGTGGGGCTCGCGGCGCTGACCTACGCCGTGCCGACGGCGCAGCTGCGGGTTCCGGAAGACAAGGACTACAAGTTCCCCGTCAGCGTGGCGAGCGGCAATGGGGTGTTTGTGCTGGCGCCGCAGGGGCGGGACGGCGGGGAGATGCTGGCGGGGACGCAGGTGCCGTTTGGCGCGGAGAAGGCGAGTCTGCCGCGGGAGGCGCTGATGGCGGATAAGGATGCGCTCAAGGCGAGACTGAGATTGAATGAGGAGGCGTGGCCGGGCTTGGTGCGGTCTGCGCTCGAGGGGATCCGGGACGAGACGATGAATGTGTGGCCGTTTTTCATGTTGCCTGCGCTGGAGAGGTGGGCCTCGCAGGGTGGTGCGGGGCGGGTTTTGGTGTTGGGGGATGCGGCGCATGCGATTCCGCCGACGACGGGGCAGGGGGCTTCGATGGCGTTGGAGGATGCTGCTTCGCTTGCGCTGGTGGTGAAGAGGGTGAGGGAGAGTTCGGGGAAGATTGGGTGGGAGGAGGGTGTTGGGTTCTGGCAGGGGATTCGGAGGGAGAGGTTGGGGAGGTTGGTTGGGTTGACCAAGatgttaaataataagaggcttCCGAGCGATGAGATGGCCAAGTTGCCGCGGGAGGAGGTTTGGTTTGAGGAGGGCCAAGGGCAGATGAAGTGGTTGTATGTGCCTGAGATTGAGAAGCAGGTTGAGGAGTGGGTGAAGGGCAAGCTGCAATGA